In one window of Sinorhizobium chiapasense DNA:
- a CDS encoding sugar transferase, whose protein sequence is MPKNPRVYPHWLIARPASHGSAVGPRPFYLTAKRGFDIVATLMIGPLALAIVGVLALLVRLDGEKAFFCQPRLGKGGRVFNLWKLRTMVPDAERRLEEYLEANPLARIEWDRTQKLQDDPRVTTLGKYLRKYSLDELPQLLNVLLGDMSLVGPRPMLPEQRPNYPGSAYFTLRPGITGLWQISERNMSTFAQRATYDTRYAGIMSFGIDLSILSRTIFVVLRGTGF, encoded by the coding sequence ATGCCGAAAAATCCGAGAGTGTATCCTCACTGGCTTATCGCGCGGCCGGCATCGCACGGTTCAGCGGTCGGCCCGCGGCCGTTCTATCTCACTGCTAAACGCGGCTTCGACATCGTGGCAACATTGATGATCGGGCCACTCGCTTTGGCCATCGTCGGCGTCCTGGCGCTGCTCGTTCGTCTGGATGGCGAGAAGGCTTTCTTTTGCCAGCCACGCCTCGGCAAAGGAGGAAGGGTTTTCAATCTCTGGAAACTTAGGACCATGGTTCCAGACGCAGAGCGTAGGCTGGAGGAGTATCTGGAGGCCAATCCCTTGGCTCGCATCGAGTGGGATCGGACACAGAAGCTTCAAGATGACCCCCGCGTCACCACGCTCGGCAAATATCTGCGCAAGTATTCTCTCGATGAGTTGCCGCAGCTCTTGAATGTACTTCTTGGTGACATGAGCCTTGTTGGTCCGCGGCCGATGTTGCCGGAACAGCGGCCGAATTATCCTGGCAGTGCATACTTCACCTTACGTCCGGGGATAACCGGGCTCTGGCAGATCAGCGAGCGCAATATGTCGACGTTCGCCCAACGCGCAACATATGACACACGCTATGCTGGCATAATGTCCTTCGGCATTGATCTATCGATTCTGTCGAGGACCATCTTTGTTGTCTTGCGTGGGACGGGGTTTTGA
- a CDS encoding O-antigen ligase domain-containing protein, with amino-acid sequence MTAKVEREKISLNRWPVILFVVAIAVPWIFPIGPLRMSSYRIVLLFSVVPCIFHWLRGYSGQIRVVDILIILFAFWRGLSLVVLHGAEAIQSTGVSLLETLGAYFLARCCVRNADDFQAFVKVLFVLVAALLPLALLETVTGWKATLRIFGVLLPTYPEEPMGRAGFWRAQGPFEHPILFGVVCNAGFALVFLVLGFGRPLLEKCCKAGAIAFAAALSLSAGPILGVALQCLLIAWKRLADAIGLQLVWLMTIIFSAMALAFSWITGRPLVELIGRFTFDPMSYWSRNLIWEYGWSSVSNHSLFGTGLGRWDRPHWMAASIDNFWLCTAVTHGLPALVLIVGSVAVCLVAVGLKRGLDERHRACRSAYLISIVSCSAVGQTVHLWDGPFALFLFLLGSGIWLLDVDTSGAHPYPQNRRSRSGYSNRRQAANPKAAPSRGYTEGRVTRQVRRDGGLPDAAQPP; translated from the coding sequence ATGACGGCCAAAGTAGAGAGAGAAAAGATAAGCTTAAATCGGTGGCCGGTCATTCTGTTTGTCGTTGCGATTGCAGTCCCGTGGATCTTTCCCATTGGTCCCCTTCGGATGTCGTCTTATCGTATAGTTTTACTATTTTCTGTCGTACCATGCATTTTTCATTGGCTAAGAGGTTACTCTGGGCAAATACGAGTAGTTGATATTCTCATCATTCTTTTCGCTTTTTGGAGGGGCCTGTCTTTAGTAGTCCTGCATGGTGCGGAAGCGATCCAATCCACAGGAGTGTCGCTCCTGGAAACCCTTGGGGCGTACTTCTTGGCGCGCTGCTGTGTTCGCAATGCCGACGATTTTCAAGCTTTCGTCAAGGTGTTGTTCGTGCTGGTCGCTGCGTTGCTGCCGCTGGCATTGCTTGAGACCGTCACTGGATGGAAAGCAACACTGAGAATATTTGGCGTATTACTTCCCACCTATCCCGAGGAACCGATGGGTCGCGCAGGTTTCTGGAGGGCTCAAGGGCCATTTGAGCACCCCATCTTGTTCGGAGTAGTTTGTAATGCCGGATTTGCTCTCGTGTTCCTGGTTCTGGGTTTCGGACGGCCACTTCTGGAGAAATGCTGCAAGGCCGGTGCGATCGCTTTTGCTGCGGCACTCTCCCTGTCTGCGGGACCTATCCTCGGTGTTGCGCTTCAGTGTCTATTGATCGCCTGGAAGCGGCTGGCTGACGCAATCGGACTGCAGTTGGTATGGCTGATGACGATTATCTTCTCAGCAATGGCCCTGGCTTTTAGCTGGATTACTGGCCGGCCACTCGTCGAATTAATCGGCAGGTTTACTTTCGACCCGATGTCCTACTGGTCGCGCAATTTGATATGGGAATACGGTTGGTCGTCGGTTTCAAATCATAGCTTGTTCGGAACAGGCCTTGGCAGATGGGACCGGCCCCACTGGATGGCCGCCAGCATAGATAATTTTTGGCTTTGCACGGCAGTCACGCACGGGCTCCCAGCCCTGGTTCTGATTGTCGGTTCGGTGGCGGTTTGCCTTGTGGCGGTCGGGTTGAAACGGGGGTTGGATGAGAGGCACAGGGCGTGTCGGTCTGCCTACCTCATCTCGATTGTGAGTTGCTCCGCCGTAGGCCAAACCGTGCACCTGTGGGACGGCCCCTTTGCTCTCTTCCTCTTTCTTCTCGGAAGCGGTATATGGCTTTTGGACGTCGATACCAGCGGTGCGCATCCATACCCTCAGAACCGTCGATCACGCAGTGGATATTCCAACCGCAGGCAAGCAGCCAACCCGAAGGCTGCGCCTTCGCGAGGATACACAGAAGGCCGTGTTACTCGCCAGGTACGGCGTGATGGAGGCTTGCCCGACGCTGCACAGCCACCATAG
- a CDS encoding LuxR C-terminal-related transcriptional regulator, whose amino-acid sequence MTVKLITNGKDIQDEIPVENDDDINTRAGQFLSSERLLVIIDGRALDRQCLAQSIVAHKADMRVLAFGSIAEWRQQQYQYPPVSSILLNVGGRKIVDPAVAEEIKGLSSEIEPIPVIVLADTDDLTQIMKALEYGAKGYIPSSVSIDVCIEAIDLAVAGGTFVPASSVFAMRRVLESGNPVTRPLAGMFTARQAEVVEALRRGKANKIIAYELNLRESTVKVHIRNIMKKVKATNRTEVAYKINDLFPSDPSADGTGWPDH is encoded by the coding sequence ATAACTGTGAAATTGATAACCAATGGAAAAGATATACAAGATGAAATTCCGGTGGAAAATGACGACGACATCAACACACGCGCAGGACAATTCCTCTCGTCAGAACGCTTGCTTGTGATAATCGATGGTCGGGCGCTTGATCGCCAATGCCTCGCGCAAAGCATAGTCGCCCACAAGGCGGATATGCGCGTCCTGGCATTCGGATCGATAGCGGAATGGCGGCAACAACAGTACCAATACCCTCCTGTATCCTCAATCCTGCTGAATGTCGGAGGAAGAAAGATTGTTGACCCGGCTGTCGCTGAGGAAATCAAGGGGCTTTCGTCTGAGATCGAACCGATACCGGTGATTGTGCTGGCTGATACGGACGATCTCACCCAGATAATGAAGGCACTCGAGTATGGCGCCAAGGGCTATATTCCTTCCTCGGTCAGCATAGATGTGTGTATCGAGGCGATCGACCTTGCGGTGGCCGGTGGAACCTTCGTTCCTGCGAGCAGCGTATTCGCGATGCGGCGTGTGCTCGAGTCGGGCAACCCGGTCACACGCCCGCTGGCCGGCATGTTCACCGCGCGTCAGGCCGAAGTGGTGGAGGCCCTGCGACGCGGAAAGGCGAACAAGATCATCGCTTACGAGCTCAACCTGCGGGAAAGCACGGTCAAGGTCCATATCCGTAACATCATGAAGAAGGTGAAGGCCACAAACCGGACTGAAGTTGCCTATAAGATAAATGATCTTTTTCCAAGCGATCCTTCAGCCGACGGGACGGGCTGGCCAGATCACTGA